The Elusimicrobiaceae bacterium genomic sequence CCGGTGTTATAGTCAAGGGCCGCGCTTTCCGGCGAAAGCCGGGCCGGGCCGGAGATATCGCCGGAAATGGTGTCAAGCCGGATGACGAACCCGTCTTTCCCGGCTTCTCCTATCACTGCGCTGGAAGTGCCGGCCGATGTTTTGCTTAGCACGAGTTCGGGTTTTCCGTTCATCTGCGTGCCATGCGCCTTGAGCGATAATTTGCCGTTGCGCACTACCCGGGCGTTCGCGCCGGCCGGAAGCGAAACGTGCGCGTCGCCGCTGATGGTGTTGATCCGCATTGTGCCGGCCGAGGGTGTTTTGTCCCAGCCGAGCGACACGTCGCCGCTGACGGTTTTGATGCTGCCCGCTCCGCACAGCCCGGCCAGCCTGGTGTCGCCGCTGACGGTTTTCACGGTCAGCTCCGGCCCGCAGAACCGGCCGTCAATGTCGCCGCTTACGCTTTCGATTACGGCGGACGGCGCGGTTATGTCAAAATTCAGATCGCCGGAAACGGTGTTGAAGGTGGTGCCGCCGGTCATGGCGCCGGCGGTTATGTCGCCGCTGATGGAGGCGGCTTTCACCGCCATATTTTCCGGCATGCGCAGCTTGAAACCCAGTTCGCATTTCCCGGTTTTGCCGAAAGGCCATTTGTTTTTCTTGTCAGCCAGCACGCGCAAGACCGAGCCGCTGGTGTCAATAACGACGGAACAGCCATCCGCCGAACCCGCTGGTTCCACCTTGATTTTATCGCCGCCCGGTTCGATCGAGATATCGCCCGCCACGGTTTTCACTTCCACAAGGCGGATCCCGCTGGCGTCAAAGTCCTTTACGTTCCGGGCCGGAACCGCCGGAGCGAACAATGGAAGTACGGCCAGCAGCGAAATCAATTTCATTATTTTCATATACAGTCTCCTTGAAGTTTTCTGTCCAGCTGGGCGAGCGCCAGTACTCCCAGCGAAACCGCGGCGGCGGCCAGCGTTGCGGACAGTGTGACCTGCGCGCACAACACAATCGCCGCGCACGCTTTCAGCAGTGTCGCGGCGTAAGCCAGCGTGATGTAATAAAGGGAAAGCGTGGTCTGCGTGAAGTCAACGCAGCTTATTATAACAAGCAGTTTTGAAAAAGCCGGAGTGGAGATAAAATAAAGCGCGGCGGTCAGCGCGGTTGCTGTCAGCGTCGCGGCCGCCAGTTCCAGTCCCGCGGCAAGACGCCGGGCGCGGGGCGCGGCTTTTTCCGGCTGATCCAGCGCGCTCATGATATGAAATTCAAGAGCGGCCGGCGCAGTGTGCCGGGGCAGCGCGCGTAGCGCGCCGTCCAGTTTTTCCCAGGCGGCGTTCGCGTTTGAGCAGGCGGGGCATTCCTTCATATGCGCGCGAAGGGCGGCGG encodes the following:
- a CDS encoding DUF4097 family beta strand repeat-containing protein, with amino-acid sequence MKIMKLISLLAVLPLFAPAVPARNVKDFDASGIRLVEVKTVAGDISIEPGGDKIKVEPAGSADGCSVVIDTSGSVLRVLADKKNKWPFGKTGKCELGFKLRMPENMAVKAASISGDITAGAMTGGTTFNTVSGDLNFDITAPSAVIESVSGDIDGRFCGPELTVKTVSGDTRLAGLCGAGSIKTVSGDVSLGWDKTPSAGTMRINTISGDAHVSLPAGANARVVRNGKLSLKAHGTQMNGKPELVLSKTSAGTSSAVIGEAGKDGFVIRLDTISGDISGPARLSPESAALDYNTGGTAGADEPNKQHSVSHAFAKACGILLFLALLGIPLLIVVLLLKKRAALISDELENSFAKSAALGALALIAFVPACVALAISILGIALLPFFVILYAVACILGLAAFLHLLAKKGFAKADKPLPGLPGAIMAAYGGFGALVFILVFFANLGSLFGLTGVLLFFLSVIAMLCGGIAGLGAALSTKMGGLFDGFRGRKSRAAAPAAEPPPAA